A single Haloplasma contractile SSD-17B DNA region contains:
- a CDS encoding tRNA (cytidine(34)-2'-O)-methyltransferase: MALNVVLYQPEIPPNTGNILRTCAATNVKVHLIKPLGFSLDEKYIKRSSANYMEHAEYTLYENWDDFIGRNKGQFIFLTRYGKKPHSDHDYTNTDEDYYLIFGSESSGIPKEILSNHLDTCYRLPMNEHIRSLNLSNCVAILVYEALRQQDYPSLSLTEVQKGADFLEE; this comes from the coding sequence ATGGCGTTAAACGTTGTTTTATACCAACCAGAAATACCACCAAATACAGGAAACATTCTAAGAACTTGTGCCGCAACTAATGTGAAGGTTCATTTAATCAAACCACTAGGATTTTCATTAGATGAAAAATACATTAAACGGTCTTCTGCGAATTATATGGAACATGCAGAGTACACTCTCTATGAAAACTGGGATGACTTTATAGGAAGAAATAAAGGTCAATTTATTTTTCTGACTCGGTATGGTAAAAAACCGCACTCAGATCATGACTATACAAATACAGATGAGGACTATTACCTGATCTTTGGTTCAGAGTCTAGTGGTATTCCGAAGGAGATTTTATCTAATCATCTAGACACGTGTTATAGACTACCGATGAATGAACATATACGATCGTTAAACCTTTCAAATTGCGTTGCAATATTAGTCTATGAAGCATTAAGACAACAGGACTATCCAAGTTTGTCTCTAACTGAAGTACAAAAAGGTGCTGACTTCTTAGAAGAATAA
- a CDS encoding phospho-sugar mutase — translation MSWQEEVKKWKNYENLDRDLKSKLEVMDEKQLEDAFYTNLAFGTGGLRGEVGPGTNRMNIYTIRKANEGFARYLLESVPGVKEQGVVIAYDCRHYSPEFAMESAKVMASNGIKAYIFDSLRPTPELSFAVRHLNAKAGIVVTASHNPPQYNGYKIYDETGCQLVPRLADQVINHVNSIENIFSINVKDEEDLKEAGLINIISKEVDDAYIEQVKTIQINRDLNKQGIKMVFTPLHGTANLPTRRLLKECGYENVYVVEEQAVMDPNFSTVKSPNPEDGEAFELAIKLGDKVDADILMATDPDADRVGLAVKNPNGDYVLLTGNQTGAILMHYILSQREMKNDLPKEGMVYNTIVTSDFGAKIARKYGMTVESTLTGFKFIGEKAAEIENTSKEYVFGYEESYGYLIADFVRDKDSIQAILMCAEAATYYKQQGQTLYDVLFELYEEFGYYRESLSNIKLVGKAGQEKIQTILEDFRSNPPKEVLGHRVIAVEDYSEGIRIEGDIKTKLTLPQSNVLKYFLEDGSWFVLRPSGTEPKIKIYVGVLSDKLKTSDEKNDLIKNYVLNRIENI, via the coding sequence ATGAGTTGGCAAGAAGAAGTAAAAAAATGGAAGAATTACGAAAACTTAGACAGAGACTTAAAATCAAAATTAGAGGTAATGGATGAAAAGCAATTAGAGGATGCTTTTTATACGAACTTAGCATTTGGTACGGGTGGTTTACGTGGTGAGGTAGGACCGGGAACAAATCGTATGAATATTTATACCATTCGCAAAGCGAATGAGGGATTTGCTCGTTATCTTTTAGAGTCAGTTCCAGGTGTAAAAGAGCAAGGAGTAGTAATTGCTTATGACTGCAGACATTACTCACCTGAATTTGCCATGGAGAGTGCAAAAGTGATGGCATCAAATGGAATTAAGGCTTATATCTTTGATTCTTTACGTCCGACACCAGAATTATCATTTGCTGTTAGACATTTAAATGCAAAGGCAGGGATTGTGGTAACAGCATCACATAACCCACCTCAATATAATGGATATAAAATATATGATGAAACAGGTTGCCAGTTAGTTCCAAGACTAGCCGACCAAGTGATCAACCATGTAAATTCTATCGAAAACATCTTTAGCATCAACGTTAAAGATGAGGAAGACTTAAAGGAAGCTGGTCTGATTAATATTATTTCAAAAGAAGTAGATGACGCCTATATTGAACAAGTAAAAACAATTCAAATAAACAGGGACCTAAATAAACAAGGGATAAAGATGGTATTTACTCCGTTACACGGTACAGCCAATCTTCCGACACGTAGACTACTAAAAGAGTGTGGATATGAGAACGTGTATGTAGTAGAGGAACAAGCTGTAATGGATCCTAACTTTAGTACTGTAAAATCTCCTAACCCTGAAGATGGTGAAGCGTTTGAACTTGCAATAAAACTTGGAGATAAAGTTGATGCTGATATCTTAATGGCTACAGACCCTGATGCAGACCGAGTTGGATTAGCTGTAAAGAATCCAAATGGGGATTATGTACTACTTACAGGGAATCAAACCGGTGCAATTTTAATGCACTACATTTTGTCGCAACGTGAAATGAAAAATGACCTACCTAAAGAAGGAATGGTCTATAATACAATTGTTACCTCTGACTTCGGAGCTAAGATTGCCCGCAAGTATGGTATGACTGTTGAATCTACATTAACAGGATTTAAATTCATTGGTGAAAAAGCTGCTGAAATAGAAAACACATCAAAAGAGTACGTATTCGGCTATGAAGAATCATATGGATATTTAATTGCTGACTTTGTTCGCGATAAGGATTCAATTCAGGCAATACTAATGTGTGCTGAAGCAGCAACGTACTATAAACAACAAGGACAAACACTTTATGATGTTTTATTTGAATTATACGAAGAATTTGGATATTATCGTGAGTCGCTTTCAAACATTAAATTAGTTGGTAAAGCGGGTCAAGAAAAGATCCAAACAATCCTAGAAGACTTCAGATCAAATCCTCCTAAAGAAGTGTTAGGTCATAGGGTTATTGCGGTTGAAGACTATAGTGAAGGTATACGCATTGAAGGTGACATTAAAACGAAGTTAACGCTACCTCAATCTAATGTGTTGAAATACTTCCTAGAAGATGGATCATGGTTTGTCTTAAGACCATCAGGGACGGAACCCAAGATTAAAATTTATGTTGGTGTTCTTAGTGACAAACTAAAAACTAGTGACGAGAAAAACGATTTAATTAAGAACTATGTTTTAAACCGAATCGAAAATATTTAA
- the manA gene encoding mannose-6-phosphate isomerase, class I, which yields MQEILFLKPVFQEKIWGGTALRDKFNYDLQSNQTGECWAISAHPNGDCEIINGELKGKRLSEVWQDNRDLFNHDDSPVFPLLTKILDANKDLSVQVHPDDEYGMKHENELGKTECWYIIDCKEDAEMVFGHNAHTKEELEHMIKNGEWNSFLRRIEIKPGDFFYVPTGTIHALCEGTLVLETQQSSDTTYRVYDYDRRDPDGNTRELHIRQAMDVTTVPHRETLPTKTVKRYEDSEIITYVNSDYFTVEKWNIKDKLRLDFDQSYMLVSVLNGKGYLNEEKIEKGNHFIITAQTQELILNGDLELMVSYIEKN from the coding sequence ATGCAGGAAATTTTATTTTTAAAACCGGTCTTTCAGGAAAAGATTTGGGGTGGAACCGCATTGAGGGATAAATTTAATTATGATCTTCAAAGCAATCAAACAGGGGAATGTTGGGCTATATCTGCTCATCCTAATGGTGACTGTGAAATCATAAATGGAGAGTTAAAAGGGAAGCGTTTATCTGAGGTTTGGCAAGATAATCGAGATTTATTTAATCATGATGATAGTCCCGTATTCCCTTTGTTAACAAAAATTTTGGATGCAAACAAAGATTTAAGTGTACAGGTCCATCCAGATGATGAATATGGTATGAAGCATGAGAATGAACTAGGTAAAACGGAATGTTGGTATATTATCGATTGCAAAGAAGATGCTGAGATGGTATTTGGCCACAATGCTCACACAAAAGAAGAGTTAGAGCACATGATTAAAAATGGTGAATGGAACTCATTTCTACGACGCATTGAGATTAAGCCAGGAGACTTTTTTTATGTCCCTACTGGAACAATTCATGCTCTATGTGAAGGAACACTTGTGTTAGAAACGCAACAGTCATCGGATACGACGTATCGTGTATACGATTATGACAGACGTGACCCTGATGGAAATACTAGAGAACTTCATATTAGGCAGGCCATGGATGTCACAACTGTACCGCATAGAGAGACGTTGCCTACAAAAACGGTTAAAAGATATGAAGATAGTGAAATCATTACATACGTTAATAGTGATTATTTCACTGTAGAAAAGTGGAACATAAAAGATAAACTTAGACTGGATTTTGATCAATCTTATATGTTGGTTAGTGTGCTTAATGGGAAAGGGTACCTTAATGAAGAAAAGATTGAAAAAGGTAATCACTTCATTATTACGGCTCAAACTCAAGAACTAATTTTAAATGGCGATTTAGAGTTAATGGTCTCGTATATTGAAAAAAATTAA
- the acpP gene encoding acyl carrier protein encodes MVFDKVKQIIAEELSIEAEDIKLESKLQEDLGADSLDAVEIIMAIEEEFDIEIDDNEVVKIKTVKNIVDYIEQTK; translated from the coding sequence ATGGTATTTGATAAGGTTAAACAAATTATAGCGGAAGAGTTAAGCATTGAGGCAGAGGATATTAAATTAGAATCTAAGTTACAAGAAGACTTAGGAGCCGACTCTTTAGATGCAGTTGAAATTATAATGGCAATCGAAGAAGAGTTTGACATTGAAATTGATGATAATGAAGTAGTTAAAATTAAAACAGTTAAGAATATTGTTGACTATATCGAACAAACAAAGTAA
- a CDS encoding polymer-forming cytoskeletal protein has translation MNNLNVFAGATITGGEYDKIRVFGAAEINGDLKANKMTVYGATEINGKCEVDEMNIMGACDFKDLVKVRQLSIKGASEFMADVHVDYFKIYGAAEFKASAYRSKEIIIYGAVNTTRLESDRIVVKGAIECTEQLNADRIEIVTENECKINELVGSELIIRKPKKILGILKKHGKEEITVNNIEGDTIELENVTANTVQGKTIKIGPNCKINHIIYQESCDVSEKSTVGEIEQM, from the coding sequence ATGAATAATTTAAATGTTTTTGCAGGTGCTACAATCACCGGGGGAGAGTATGATAAAATTCGTGTATTTGGTGCTGCGGAGATTAATGGGGACTTAAAGGCAAATAAAATGACTGTTTACGGGGCAACAGAGATTAATGGTAAATGTGAAGTAGATGAAATGAACATTATGGGGGCTTGTGATTTTAAGGATCTGGTCAAAGTAAGACAGTTGTCGATTAAGGGAGCAAGTGAGTTTATGGCTGATGTACATGTGGACTACTTTAAAATTTATGGTGCAGCTGAATTCAAGGCATCGGCCTATCGCTCTAAAGAAATCATCATTTATGGTGCTGTTAATACAACGCGATTAGAGTCTGACAGAATTGTAGTCAAGGGTGCAATTGAATGTACTGAACAATTAAATGCAGACCGTATCGAAATCGTAACCGAAAACGAATGTAAAATCAATGAATTAGTGGGGAGCGAATTGATCATTCGCAAACCCAAAAAAATATTAGGCATATTAAAGAAACACGGTAAAGAAGAAATAACGGTAAATAATATTGAGGGCGACACGATTGAGTTAGAAAATGTTACAGCAAACACGGTTCAGGGAAAAACGATAAAAATTGGACCTAACTGTAAAATCAATCACATCATCTATCAAGAATCATGTGATGTCTCAGAGAAGAGTACAGTAGGAGAAATCGAACAAATGTAA
- a CDS encoding aldose 1-epimerase family protein yields MITLENKKISVNISKNGAELMSLYHKVKQREYLWQGDSQFWQRRSPVLFPIVGRLAENSYYVNGTRYMMTQHGFARDHVFDVIEHKENEASFILRSSEESLKQYPFLFSLIITYRLNDNELLVKWKIMNEDDEIMYFQIGAHPAFNVGDASNRLEDYHLHFGKDVTLETKLLDPSTGLVTKGTKQVALNTSRLNLNYDLFKQDALILEGINRVTLQSNNQNHYVEMIFDSFPLLGIWTPIHKEKTPFICLEPWYGLADTVTVPRELKEKAYINKLKSGETFDAYYTIKIG; encoded by the coding sequence ATGATTACACTTGAAAATAAAAAGATTAGTGTTAACATTTCTAAAAACGGAGCAGAGCTAATGAGCCTGTATCATAAAGTTAAACAGCGTGAGTATTTATGGCAGGGAGATTCTCAGTTTTGGCAACGTCGAAGTCCTGTACTATTTCCTATAGTGGGTAGACTAGCAGAAAATAGTTATTATGTAAATGGTACTCGTTATATGATGACACAACACGGATTTGCTAGAGATCATGTATTTGACGTAATTGAACATAAAGAAAATGAAGCTTCGTTTATTCTGAGGTCAAGTGAAGAAAGCCTAAAACAGTACCCATTTTTATTCTCACTCATCATTACGTATCGACTAAATGACAATGAATTGTTAGTTAAATGGAAAATAATGAATGAAGACGATGAAATCATGTATTTCCAAATTGGTGCGCACCCTGCTTTTAATGTAGGTGATGCTAGTAATCGACTTGAAGATTATCATTTACATTTTGGGAAAGATGTGACATTAGAAACAAAACTATTAGACCCTTCAACAGGTCTAGTTACAAAAGGAACAAAACAGGTTGCTTTAAATACAAGTCGACTAAATTTAAACTACGATTTATTTAAGCAAGATGCACTTATTTTAGAAGGTATAAATCGAGTGACGTTACAAAGCAATAATCAAAATCATTATGTAGAAATGATATTTGATTCGTTCCCTCTCTTAGGTATTTGGACACCAATCCATAAGGAAAAAACACCCTTTATTTGTTTAGAGCCTTGGTATGGATTAGCAGATACTGTAACTGTACCTAGAGAGTTGAAAGAGAAAGCATATATTAATAAATTAAAATCAGGTGAGACATTCGACGCATATTATACAATTAAAATTGGTTAG
- a CDS encoding aminopeptidase P family protein: protein MNRELFVKNRNKFAQEMEDKSIAVFFAGKAPNRSADQNYEFTPNRNFYYLTGIDRENMILIITKYQNRIEERLFIEQVSELEEKWTGIRLKQEAAESISGIKKIMPTNEFEKMFERTLKLNNMETIYLDTEYRGNRYQSEALAFSKTVQTNYPHLAIRSATYIVHDLRTIKEPEEIEEIRKAIDLTRLGIESLMNNSEPGLKENQLEAFFDFAIKYHGSKSRAFETIAAGGKNATILHYNENNQELKDGDLILFDLGAEHSYYCADISRTIPVNGKFTARQKAIYESVLSVQEECIKFIKPGILWKDLHQLAKDLLAKEAIKLGIIQEEKDIMKYYYHGIGHYMGLDVHDVGRYDFNQRPLQAGMVLTIEPGLYIEEEGIGVRIEEDVLVTEDGYEVLSKDIIKTVDDIESFMSK, encoded by the coding sequence ATGAATAGAGAGTTGTTTGTTAAAAATCGAAATAAATTTGCTCAAGAAATGGAAGACAAATCAATTGCGGTATTCTTCGCAGGAAAGGCTCCTAACAGGTCGGCTGATCAAAATTATGAATTCACACCTAATCGTAACTTTTATTACTTAACAGGGATAGACCGTGAAAATATGATTTTGATCATAACCAAGTATCAAAACCGAATTGAAGAACGTCTGTTCATTGAACAAGTCAGTGAATTAGAGGAAAAATGGACGGGTATTCGCTTAAAACAAGAGGCGGCAGAATCGATATCAGGAATCAAGAAAATCATGCCAACTAATGAGTTTGAAAAAATGTTTGAACGAACATTAAAATTAAATAATATGGAAACAATCTATCTAGATACTGAATATCGAGGAAATCGTTACCAATCAGAAGCTCTAGCCTTTTCAAAAACGGTTCAAACGAATTATCCACACTTAGCAATTAGAAGTGCGACGTATATTGTTCATGATTTACGAACAATTAAGGAACCTGAAGAGATTGAAGAAATTAGAAAAGCGATTGATCTTACACGTCTAGGAATCGAATCATTAATGAATAATTCGGAACCAGGTCTTAAAGAAAATCAACTAGAAGCATTTTTTGACTTTGCAATTAAATATCATGGATCAAAGTCTCGAGCATTTGAAACAATTGCAGCAGGCGGAAAGAATGCTACGATTCTACATTATAATGAAAATAATCAGGAGTTAAAAGATGGCGATTTAATCTTATTTGACTTAGGTGCTGAACATTCATATTACTGTGCAGACATTTCACGTACGATCCCTGTAAATGGTAAATTTACAGCACGTCAGAAAGCAATATACGAAAGTGTTCTTAGCGTTCAGGAAGAATGTATTAAGTTTATTAAACCGGGTATTCTATGGAAAGATTTACATCAATTAGCTAAGGATTTATTAGCCAAAGAAGCTATTAAATTAGGAATTATTCAAGAAGAAAAAGATATCATGAAGTATTATTATCATGGGATTGGTCACTATATGGGACTTGATGTACATGATGTGGGGCGATATGACTTCAATCAACGTCCGCTTCAAGCGGGTATGGTATTGACAATTGAACCAGGTCTATATATCGAAGAAGAGGGAATCGGAGTCCGTATCGAAGAAGATGTACTTGTTACGGAAGATGGGTATGAGGTATTATCAAAAGATATTATTAAAACAGTTGACGACATTGAATCATTTATGTCTAAGTAG
- a CDS encoding DUF4004 family protein, protein MALVEITKKELLQITGISYGQLYRWKRKGLIPEDWFIKKASFTGQETYFPKEQILNRIDQILELKDEKSLEEIAEIINNNEKHEEIEINQIREHDLFIHDILLNELITENNDLKFIDIVILKVIDNVYSIIDNEETVKQLHNFLTSKKDELLEFKGSIYFFTEKKEFGCMLLANEPELSFNLDLVTRLDYTTLVDNLKLILFT, encoded by the coding sequence ATGGCTTTAGTAGAGATTACAAAAAAAGAATTACTTCAAATAACCGGAATCTCTTACGGACAACTATATAGATGGAAACGAAAAGGTCTGATTCCTGAAGATTGGTTTATAAAAAAGGCGAGTTTTACAGGACAAGAAACGTATTTTCCTAAGGAACAGATTCTAAATCGTATTGATCAAATTTTAGAACTAAAGGATGAAAAGTCACTTGAAGAAATAGCAGAAATTATAAATAACAATGAAAAGCATGAAGAGATTGAAATTAATCAAATCCGTGAACATGATTTATTTATACATGACATTTTGCTGAACGAATTAATAACTGAAAACAACGACCTAAAATTCATAGATATTGTTATTCTGAAAGTGATTGATAATGTATATTCTATAATAGACAATGAAGAGACTGTAAAACAGTTACATAACTTTCTAACGAGTAAAAAAGATGAACTTCTTGAGTTTAAGGGATCTATATACTTTTTCACAGAGAAAAAAGAATTTGGATGTATGTTATTAGCCAATGAGCCAGAACTGTCATTTAATCTAGATCTAGTTACACGATTAGATTACACGACACTAGTGGATAATTTAAAACTAATTCTATTTACATAG
- a CDS encoding glycogen/starch synthase has translation MRVYEYAKQRDIKSKDVVEYIKASGYSIKNHMAKIPEGIINELNHTQFDSKPKKKKRNPKNIIVISMECTPFINTGLGALVGNKVAQHKVKENNTSVILPLYKVSKEQLTVKQKLVVTIGDSEQEGTVYQYSKDEVSYYFIENDYYFGREKLYGFYDDAERFAFMSKIALELINSFERNVDIINFHDWTLSLIPILYKDGQGGEDSKSVLELSVYGATYQGIYDKDVLTYVFGLSDDYFNSGLVEYAGSLNMLKAGLVTADKLDINKVALDDLKKSYLKDFVQ, from the coding sequence ATGAGAGTATATGAGTATGCAAAACAACGTGATATAAAAAGTAAAGATGTAGTAGAGTATATTAAAGCTTCAGGGTATTCTATTAAGAACCATATGGCCAAAATCCCAGAAGGAATTATAAATGAATTAAATCATACTCAATTTGATTCAAAACCTAAAAAGAAGAAACGAAATCCTAAAAATATTATAGTTATATCAATGGAATGCACTCCTTTTATAAATACGGGGTTAGGAGCATTAGTAGGAAATAAAGTAGCACAACATAAAGTAAAGGAAAATAATACATCTGTAATCTTGCCATTATATAAGGTATCTAAAGAACAGCTTACAGTTAAACAAAAACTGGTTGTAACGATTGGAGACAGTGAGCAGGAAGGAACTGTATATCAATATTCTAAAGACGAAGTATCTTATTATTTTATAGAAAATGATTATTATTTTGGTAGGGAAAAGTTATATGGTTTTTATGATGATGCGGAACGTTTTGCATTTATGTCAAAAATAGCTTTGGAGTTGATTAACTCATTTGAACGTAATGTCGATATAATCAACTTCCATGATTGGACTTTATCATTAATTCCTATTTTATATAAAGATGGACAGGGAGGAGAGGACTCCAAATCAGTGCTTGAATTATCCGTTTATGGTGCTACTTATCAAGGAATCTATGATAAAGATGTATTAACCTATGTATTTGGATTAAGCGACGACTATTTTAATTCCGGACTTGTTGAATATGCAGGCTCCTTAAATATGTTAAAGGCTGGTCTTGTGACGGCAGACAAACTCGATATAAATAAGGTTGCATTAGACGATTTAAAGAAGAGTTATTTAAAGGATTTTGTACAGTAA
- a CDS encoding YerC/YecD family TrpR-related protein — MPDMNEQVDYICDIFSKANNKEDVLSILEDVCTTKELDAIFQRFKIAQMLRDGLTFSKIEELTGISSTTITRVSKCLKNGQGYKKVFNEFDIKIKY, encoded by the coding sequence ATGCCAGACATGAATGAACAAGTTGATTACATTTGTGACATATTCAGTAAAGCAAATAATAAAGAAGATGTATTAAGTATTCTTGAAGATGTATGTACTACGAAAGAGTTAGATGCAATATTTCAACGCTTTAAAATTGCACAGATGTTAAGAGATGGCCTTACCTTCTCAAAAATAGAAGAGTTAACAGGAATTAGTTCAACAACGATTACACGTGTAAGTAAATGTTTAAAAAATGGTCAAGGATATAAAAAAGTATTTAATGAATTTGATATAAAGATTAAGTACTAA
- the queG gene encoding tRNA epoxyqueuosine(34) reductase QueG, protein MDKRKNLANFIESLGNYKVGFVQCDILHELEEILTRNIEQNFDSNMIKVAVEDRINPFRYMENAKTILVLAVPYYYDDDSLKKERYVFSRSSWGRDYHHVVKELLQKVSKYIKDTFNHNSVILSDNHDLDERFLAYKSGIGHYGKNASIINDEYGTYFYLGLLITDLPLEEESYTNQDELVDLCKDCNLCVNACPTDALTGDKRLDAKKCMSYLTQAKEEIDEPFIKKFQKYIYGCDICQIVCPHNKKIEKTDIHELFTPTGNEKVNPDELFNLSNRQFKSKYGDLSGSWRGKKVLLRNAILIAANNNHEAVIQLAREMDLEKEPEWFKHTVKQILNKRKEQ, encoded by the coding sequence ATGGATAAACGCAAAAATCTAGCAAATTTTATAGAATCCTTAGGAAATTACAAAGTTGGCTTTGTTCAGTGTGATATTTTACACGAACTAGAGGAAATCTTAACAAGAAACATTGAACAAAATTTTGATAGTAATATGATTAAAGTAGCAGTAGAGGATCGAATTAACCCGTTTCGCTACATGGAAAATGCAAAAACAATCTTGGTGTTAGCCGTTCCGTATTACTATGATGATGATTCATTAAAAAAAGAACGCTATGTATTCTCGCGAAGTTCTTGGGGAAGGGACTATCATCACGTAGTTAAAGAGTTGTTACAAAAAGTATCTAAGTATATAAAAGATACATTTAATCATAATTCAGTTATTCTATCGGATAACCATGATCTAGATGAACGGTTTCTTGCATACAAATCGGGGATTGGACACTATGGAAAGAATGCCTCAATTATTAATGATGAGTATGGCACTTATTTTTATCTAGGATTACTGATTACTGACTTACCTTTAGAAGAGGAATCTTATACAAATCAGGATGAACTGGTTGATTTATGTAAAGATTGTAATTTATGTGTAAATGCCTGTCCGACAGATGCGCTTACCGGTGATAAACGTCTAGATGCAAAAAAGTGCATGTCTTACTTAACCCAGGCTAAAGAAGAAATTGATGAGCCATTTATTAAAAAATTTCAAAAATATATCTATGGGTGTGATATTTGCCAAATCGTATGTCCTCATAACAAAAAAATTGAAAAAACAGACATCCATGAACTGTTCACACCTACGGGGAATGAAAAGGTAAACCCAGATGAATTGTTTAATTTATCAAACAGACAGTTTAAATCCAAATACGGTGATTTATCTGGCTCATGGCGTGGAAAAAAAGTACTTTTACGTAATGCTATTCTAATAGCTGCTAATAATAATCATGAGGCAGTAATACAGTTAGCGCGTGAGATGGATTTAGAAAAAGAGCCGGAATGGTTTAAACATACAGTAAAACAAATTTTAAATAAACGAAAGGAGCAATAA
- a CDS encoding MarR family winged helix-turn-helix transcriptional regulator, which produces MIKYNIDKKNGGGVMNKELDSKQVLNELLVDLFNHILLLEERNLKNNDLKDLSMTEIHVIESIGKSDYKSMSEVAKRLMITVGTLTISVNRLVQKGYVSRQRSEKDRRVVLVDLTEKGQDAFEIHEDFHKKMIEKILKNTKIAEDELLIGSLQNVIEFFDQFKV; this is translated from the coding sequence ATGATAAAATATAATATTGATAAGAAGAATGGTGGTGGAGTAATGAATAAGGAATTAGACAGTAAACAAGTATTAAATGAACTTTTAGTGGATTTGTTCAATCACATTTTACTATTAGAGGAACGAAACCTAAAAAATAATGATTTAAAAGATTTATCAATGACAGAAATTCACGTAATAGAATCCATCGGCAAAAGCGATTATAAATCAATGAGTGAAGTAGCAAAGCGTTTAATGATCACAGTAGGTACGCTAACAATATCAGTTAATCGTCTCGTACAAAAAGGCTACGTAAGCAGACAGAGAAGCGAGAAGGATCGCCGTGTTGTTTTAGTTGACTTAACGGAAAAAGGTCAGGATGCATTTGAGATTCATGAAGATTTTCATAAAAAAATGATTGAGAAAATACTTAAGAATACGAAAATAGCTGAAGATGAATTGTTAATTGGTTCATTACAAAATGTAATCGAATTTTTTGACCAATTTAAAGTGTAG